CATGTCATACCATTTCCCCGTTGGCATGCGGAACGCGGCGGCACTGTATGCTTTGCGCTGGGCAATTCCTACCGAAAGCAGAGGCGCTCCGTCCATTCGACGAAATGCCTTTAGCTGCCCTGCTTCGTCTGTGATGGCAATATTCACGGCAACGCCTAATTCTTTGGCCTTCTTAACTGCCCGGTCCAGCATCTCTTCTGCCAGCTCCAACGTGATGCTCTTCTTTAGATGAAATTGATTCACCTTTACACCCCCTGAGCCACCCTCACATCCAACCGTGTGTGATTTTTAGAAAAGGTTCACGTCACTACACAATTTGGTAACGGTTACATCGAAGGCCACTATCCGATTCCTTTTTCACTTGCATGTCCACGCTACCTTTTCATGAAACAGGTACGCTGATCTAAAGGCGGATTACGGGCATGTTTACGGTTTTATGAAACGATTTTTAACCCCCCCCCTTTTATCTACCGAAAAAAGGGGACTACGCACGAGCCTTGCAACTGCCACATCCATTGCATCCTCACTAAACCCAATACCACCTCCTCCCCCGGAAGTACACTATACTCGTTTAAAGGCTTTTATTTTCTAAAATTTCAATTTCATA
The DNA window shown above is from Thermicanus aegyptius DSM 12793 and carries:
- a CDS encoding GlcG/HbpS family heme-binding protein; this encodes MNQFHLKKSITLELAEEMLDRAVKKAKELGVAVNIAITDEAGQLKAFRRMDGAPLLSVGIAQRKAYSAAAFRMPTGKWYDMIKDHPSLLHGIPHTPDLVIFGGGFPLEVEGEVIGAIGVSGGSEEEDERIGLAAFDITK